From a region of the Cetobacterium somerae ATCC BAA-474 genome:
- a CDS encoding DUF4158 domain-containing protein, whose product MSLRGKELFSQEQREMFMKIPEDELSLARYYTFSKYDLEIIQRHRRDENKIGFALQLAVLRYPGWPYSYIKSIPKIVISYIAKQIGTGIVPARRYPQRDNTLWPTYERD is encoded by the coding sequence ATGTCATTAAGAGGAAAAGAGTTATTTTCTCAAGAGCAAAGAGAAATGTTCATGAAAATACCTGAAGATGAATTATCTTTAGCAAGATATTACACATTTTCAAAATATGATTTAGAAATTATTCAAAGACATAGAAGAGATGAAAATAAAATAGGATTTGCTTTGCAATTAGCAGTATTGAGATATCCCGGTTGGCCATATAGCTACATTAAGTCTATTCCAAAGATAGTAATAAGTTATATTGCAAAACAAATAGGGACTGGAATAGTACCTGCTAGAAGATACCCACAAAGAGATAATACTCTTTGGCCAACATATGAAAGAGATTAA